One genomic segment of Oleidesulfovibrio alaskensis DSM 16109 includes these proteins:
- the malQ gene encoding 4-alpha-glucanotransferase: MNVRSSGVLLHITSLPSGYGIGDLGPAAYRFARLLRNTGQLYWQFLPLGPTSPAIGNSPYSSPSAFAGNPLFISPELLVQQGVVAWPDIQVADHAPLYDDPARVEYDRGERHRERVLRAAFERNSHTLPSDGFYAEFCRQNNAWLDDYARFVTIKRAHGGAEWRHWPAALRNRDEEALAAWDEDNAREMEYERFVQYLFFRQWDALHAYCRELGVVLVGDVPIYVTYDSADVWANPEYFQLDASMDPVYVAGVPPDYFSETGQRWGNPVYNWQAMRQDGFRWWIDRMRHNFRLADVVRLDHFRGFAGYWQIPAAEKTAVNGRWVDAPGMELFSAFGRAFTSLPIIAEDLGVITADVRELKNTWNLPGMKILQFGFSGDLTRNPDAPFNHERRCVVYTGTHDNAPVRAWFTQEAGDEERFRLGEFAGHSVREEDAHHAFMRLAMAGVADTVVFPLQDVLGLGAESRMNTPSVAEGNWAWRMTADQLEAYHYERFAAMTRFFGRQS, from the coding sequence ATGAATGTACGTTCCAGCGGCGTGCTGCTGCATATCACCTCGTTACCGTCGGGGTACGGCATAGGAGATCTGGGACCGGCCGCTTACCGGTTTGCGCGGCTGCTGCGTAATACAGGTCAGCTGTACTGGCAGTTTCTGCCGCTGGGGCCCACGTCGCCCGCCATCGGCAACTCTCCGTATTCCAGTCCTTCCGCATTTGCGGGTAACCCGTTGTTCATCAGTCCCGAACTGCTGGTGCAACAGGGCGTGGTGGCATGGCCCGACATTCAGGTTGCCGATCACGCACCGTTGTACGACGACCCCGCGCGGGTGGAATATGACAGGGGGGAGCGGCATCGGGAACGGGTGCTGCGCGCCGCGTTTGAGCGCAACAGCCATACGCTGCCCAGTGACGGGTTTTATGCGGAATTCTGCAGACAAAACAACGCATGGCTGGACGATTACGCCCGTTTTGTGACCATCAAGCGGGCACATGGCGGGGCGGAGTGGCGACACTGGCCGGCTGCGCTGCGCAACCGCGACGAAGAGGCTCTGGCGGCATGGGACGAGGACAACGCCAGAGAGATGGAATATGAGCGCTTTGTCCAGTACCTCTTTTTCCGCCAGTGGGACGCTTTGCACGCCTACTGCCGCGAACTGGGCGTGGTGCTGGTGGGTGACGTGCCCATATATGTGACATATGACAGCGCCGATGTATGGGCCAACCCCGAATATTTTCAGCTTGATGCGTCAATGGATCCGGTTTACGTGGCAGGTGTTCCGCCTGATTATTTCAGCGAGACGGGGCAGCGTTGGGGTAACCCTGTTTACAACTGGCAGGCCATGCGGCAGGACGGTTTCCGCTGGTGGATAGACCGTATGCGGCATAATTTCCGGCTGGCGGACGTGGTGCGTCTTGATCATTTCAGGGGGTTTGCCGGTTACTGGCAGATTCCCGCGGCGGAAAAGACGGCTGTCAACGGCCGCTGGGTCGATGCACCGGGCATGGAGCTTTTTTCCGCGTTCGGGCGGGCCTTCACCAGCCTGCCAATCATTGCCGAAGATCTGGGAGTCATTACCGCCGATGTGCGCGAGCTTAAAAACACATGGAATCTTCCGGGCATGAAGATTCTGCAGTTCGGCTTTTCCGGTGATCTGACCCGTAATCCTGATGCACCTTTTAACCACGAACGCAGGTGTGTGGTGTATACCGGCACCCATGACAACGCTCCTGTGCGGGCCTGGTTCACGCAGGAAGCGGGCGACGAAGAGCGTTTCAGACTGGGGGAATTTGCCGGACATTCGGTGCGGGAGGAAGATGCCCATCATGCATTCATGCGGCTTGCCATGGCCGGTGTGGCCGATACGGTTGTTTTTCCGCTGCAGGATGTGCTGGGACTTGGCGCGGAATCGCGCATGAACACGCCTTCGGTGGCTGAGGGCAACTGGGCATGGCGCATGACTGCGGATCAGCTGGAAGCGTATCATTACGAACGCTTTGCGGCCATGACCCGTTTTTTCGGAAGGCAGAGCTAA
- the sppA gene encoding signal peptide peptidase SppA — translation MQQTTRLTFSQRHPFLFGMMLILVAVALFWGAMATLRLLFGDEDFSGGQRLGLINVQGMLLDTTPYVDFAEELRRDPDVRGVLLRVNSPGGAVAPSQELHDAVKRLAASKPVVVSMGAAAASGGYYISVPATRIVANPSTLTASIGVKMEMGNVHELMKALGIHHVALTSGELKNAGSPFAEMTPREREYLQSVVMDMYDQFVQAVAEGRHLPPEDVRLVADGRAMTGRQALQAGLVDMLGDRHTAMQELLRLCNATGELPVQAGPEEKRSILRELFLSVLPAGVISGMDDAPYRFFF, via the coding sequence ATGCAGCAGACAACTAGGCTTACCTTTAGCCAGAGGCATCCTTTTCTCTTCGGAATGATGCTTATACTGGTGGCTGTGGCCCTCTTCTGGGGGGCCATGGCCACTTTGCGTTTGCTGTTCGGCGATGAAGATTTTTCGGGCGGCCAGCGGCTGGGTCTCATCAACGTGCAGGGCATGCTGCTGGACACCACCCCCTATGTTGATTTTGCCGAAGAACTGCGCCGCGACCCCGACGTGCGCGGGGTGCTGCTGCGGGTCAATTCGCCGGGCGGGGCGGTGGCGCCTTCGCAGGAGCTGCACGACGCGGTGAAGCGTCTTGCGGCAAGCAAGCCTGTGGTTGTTTCCATGGGGGCCGCTGCTGCTTCCGGCGGCTACTACATATCTGTTCCGGCAACCCGCATTGTGGCCAATCCTTCCACGCTTACGGCCAGCATCGGCGTAAAGATGGAAATGGGCAACGTGCACGAGCTGATGAAGGCGCTGGGCATACACCATGTGGCGCTGACCAGCGGCGAGTTGAAAAATGCCGGTTCTCCCTTTGCGGAGATGACCCCCCGCGAGCGGGAGTATCTGCAGTCCGTTGTGATGGATATGTACGACCAGTTTGTGCAGGCCGTGGCCGAAGGACGGCATCTGCCGCCCGAGGATGTGCGGCTGGTTGCAGACGGCCGGGCCATGACCGGCAGACAGGCGCTGCAGGCGGGGCTGGTTGATATGCTGGGAGACAGACATACGGCCATGCAGGAACTGCTGCGGCTGTGCAACGCCACGGGGGAACTGCCGGTGCAGGCGGGCCCCGAAGAAAAACGCAGCATTCTGCGCGAGCTGTTTCTTTCCGTGCTGCCTGCCGGTGTCATTTCCGGTATGGACGATGCCCCGTACCGCTTTTTCTTTTAA
- a CDS encoding pyridoxal phosphate-dependent aminotransferase produces MTQTRRVARRVQQIRISATKLMPMLAARIGGCVSLGQGVPSFSTPPHIVDAVCRVLRDDPSAGKYSLQPGMPALRQAIAEHLTAAKGFAADPDSEVAVTVGAMEALLMALLTVVDRGDEVIIPSPGYASHAEQVLMAEGVPVHVPLRSADWGLDVEAVRAAVTERTRAVIVCNPGNPTGTVYADEDVRALCRLALEHNLVLISDETYDYMVFGGHAAPLSPASLPEMRENVIVINSFSKKYALTGWRVGYAAASAGWMGEMLKVHDATAICAPTVSQHAALAALTGPQDCVEQMCAALEKRRSLTMDRMAALAPAFTCVPPRGAFYVMARYSCTPEPSPEVARRILEEARVITVPGASFGPAGENHLRLSFGADEAELTECFDRLQRWAERQ; encoded by the coding sequence ATGACACAGACCCGCAGAGTTGCACGCCGTGTGCAGCAGATCAGGATTTCCGCCACCAAACTTATGCCCATGCTTGCCGCCCGTATCGGCGGGTGTGTTTCTCTGGGACAGGGGGTGCCCTCGTTTTCCACGCCCCCGCATATCGTGGATGCCGTCTGCAGGGTGCTGCGCGATGATCCGTCGGCGGGCAAGTATTCCTTGCAGCCGGGTATGCCCGCATTGCGTCAGGCCATTGCGGAGCATCTGACTGCCGCAAAGGGCTTTGCCGCGGACCCTGACAGTGAGGTGGCCGTCACCGTGGGTGCCATGGAAGCTCTGCTTATGGCGCTGCTGACTGTTGTGGACAGGGGTGATGAGGTCATCATTCCTTCTCCGGGCTATGCCTCGCATGCCGAACAGGTGCTCATGGCCGAAGGCGTGCCCGTGCATGTGCCGCTGCGCTCCGCGGACTGGGGGCTGGATGTGGAGGCCGTACGAGCTGCAGTGACGGAGCGCACCCGCGCGGTGATTGTCTGCAATCCGGGCAACCCCACGGGAACGGTCTACGCGGACGAGGATGTGCGTGCGTTGTGCCGTCTGGCGCTCGAACACAATCTGGTGCTTATTTCCGACGAAACTTACGACTATATGGTGTTCGGAGGACATGCGGCGCCGCTCAGTCCGGCAAGTCTTCCTGAAATGCGTGAAAATGTCATTGTCATCAATTCGTTTTCCAAAAAGTATGCCCTTACGGGATGGCGTGTGGGGTACGCTGCTGCTTCAGCCGGATGGATGGGTGAAATGCTCAAGGTGCACGATGCCACGGCCATCTGTGCTCCCACTGTTTCGCAGCATGCGGCGCTGGCAGCCCTGACCGGTCCGCAGGACTGCGTGGAACAGATGTGCGCCGCGCTGGAAAAACGCCGCAGTCTGACCATGGACCGCATGGCGGCTCTTGCTCCCGCTTTTACCTGCGTGCCGCCGCGGGGCGCTTTTTATGTGATGGCCCGTTACTCCTGTACTCCGGAGCCTTCGCCGGAAGTGGCCCGGCGCATTCTTGAAGAGGCGAGGGTCATCACCGTTCCGGGTGCCTCTTTCGGACCGGCGGGAGAAAATCATCTGCGGTTGTCCTTCGGGGCGGACGAGGCGGAGCTGACGGAATGTTTTGACCGGCTGCAACGCTGGGCGGAGCGGCAGTGA
- a CDS encoding YaeQ family protein, whose translation MKYTCTITRHSSRGTLRGKTVLRAAPGEVSWHIALKILGYILFMPHTPRIEENVGWHFKPDLAAYAPDGGVSLWVDCGNIAVRKISRVAAWLPAAAEFHILRRTVRDASLLCASARAVRRPERVHITAFDNGFVHTLADMLDATNRMEAVLDNHRLALTVTCRSGTATLHSALHRLTPASGNPARPRS comes from the coding sequence ATGAAGTATACCTGCACCATCACCAGACACAGCAGCCGCGGTACGCTGCGCGGCAAAACGGTACTGCGCGCCGCCCCCGGCGAGGTATCATGGCACATCGCACTCAAAATTCTGGGGTATATCCTGTTTATGCCGCACACCCCGCGCATAGAGGAAAACGTGGGCTGGCACTTTAAACCGGATCTTGCGGCCTACGCGCCCGACGGCGGTGTGTCGTTGTGGGTGGACTGCGGCAATATAGCCGTGCGTAAAATCAGCCGCGTGGCAGCGTGGCTGCCCGCCGCCGCAGAATTCCACATCCTGCGCCGCACAGTGCGGGATGCGTCTCTGCTGTGCGCCTCCGCGCGCGCCGTGCGCCGCCCGGAAAGGGTCCACATCACGGCTTTTGACAACGGTTTTGTCCATACGCTTGCCGACATGCTGGATGCCACAAACCGCATGGAGGCTGTTCTGGATAACCACCGGCTGGCACTGACGGTGACCTGCCGCAGCGGTACCGCCACACTGCACTCGGCACTGCACAGGCTTACTCCTGCCTCCGGCAACCCCGCGCGGCCCCGCTCCTGA
- a CDS encoding bifunctional nucleoside/nucleotide kinase/histidine phosphatase family protein encodes MSGLFIVMVGLPARGKSTVASKLREGLESEGLRVEIFNNGELRRERLGQDSSAPSFYEPGNEEGRMRREELARINIRRALAFLHAGGDVAVLDATNASRARRAMIEESARGLPTLFVECFNDDPDLLEASVQRKTRLPEFAGLTPEAAAESFNRRIEYYRRIYVPLGEESCFLRVDTLNNRIVEERLGYRVPHYIRIRDILVSDWVRNLYLVRHGETVYNVEGRIGGDAPLTEKGLAQANALGRHFSNMVIPYIFTSTRQRSAQTAAPVLAGQERQGFAATRMALTEFDEINAGVCEGMRYDEIRSRMPEIFDARARDKYNYVYPRGEGYSTLKARVDRGLKKALFLSGNAPAIMIVGHQAINRMILSHFLFRRTEDVPYIYIPQDQYFHIVSTQKKKLFELVRFTGQTA; translated from the coding sequence ATGAGCGGGCTGTTCATTGTAATGGTGGGGCTGCCCGCCAGAGGCAAATCCACTGTGGCATCCAAGCTGCGCGAAGGGCTGGAAAGTGAAGGCCTGCGGGTGGAGATTTTCAATAACGGTGAACTGCGACGGGAAAGGCTGGGGCAGGATTCATCGGCGCCTTCATTTTATGAGCCCGGCAATGAAGAAGGGCGTATGCGGCGTGAAGAGCTGGCGCGGATAAATATACGCCGTGCACTGGCATTTTTGCATGCCGGGGGCGATGTGGCAGTGCTGGATGCCACCAACGCCAGCCGCGCCCGCAGGGCCATGATAGAAGAATCCGCGCGCGGGCTGCCGACGTTGTTTGTGGAATGCTTCAACGACGACCCCGACCTGCTGGAAGCCTCGGTCCAGCGCAAGACGCGCCTGCCGGAATTTGCCGGTCTGACGCCGGAAGCGGCAGCCGAAAGCTTCAACCGGCGTATCGAATACTACAGGCGGATTTATGTGCCGCTGGGCGAGGAAAGCTGTTTTCTGCGGGTGGATACGCTGAACAACCGTATCGTGGAGGAACGGCTGGGGTACAGGGTGCCACATTACATCCGCATCCGCGATATTCTGGTTTCCGACTGGGTGCGCAACCTGTATCTGGTCCGCCACGGCGAGACCGTTTACAACGTCGAAGGGCGTATCGGCGGTGACGCGCCCCTGACGGAAAAAGGGCTGGCACAGGCCAATGCACTGGGGCGTCACTTCAGCAATATGGTCATCCCCTATATTTTTACCAGCACGCGGCAGCGCTCGGCGCAGACTGCAGCTCCGGTGCTGGCAGGGCAGGAACGTCAGGGGTTTGCCGCAACACGCATGGCCCTGACCGAGTTTGACGAGATAAACGCCGGAGTATGTGAAGGCATGCGCTATGATGAGATACGCAGCCGCATGCCGGAAATCTTTGATGCGCGCGCCCGCGACAAGTATAACTATGTGTATCCCCGCGGTGAAGGGTACTCCACGCTTAAAGCCCGCGTGGACAGGGGGCTGAAAAAGGCTCTGTTTCTGTCGGGCAATGCGCCTGCCATCATGATAGTGGGGCATCAGGCCATAAACCGTATGATACTTTCACACTTTCTGTTCCGCAGAACAGAGGACGTGCCGTATATCTATATCCCGCAGGATCAGTATTTCCATATTGTATCCACGCAGAAGAAAAAACTTTTCGAACTGGTCCGCTTTACGGGGCAGACTGCCTAG
- the ung gene encoding uracil-DNA glycosylase — MSRSDVFADAPPADWAQAVPLLREGAHLPLLRSVARLRRSKTVYPPEGQVFAALHCTPLHTVRVVIVGQDPYHGAGQAHGLAFSVPQGVKPPPSLRNVLKEAAAQKPEAPAAAGMQHNGVQTDLTPWAEQGVLLLNTALTVEAGRAGSHAALGWHAVTDDIIRTVSERCPAVVFMLWGNHARQKAALVDTGRHLLLESVHPSPFSAHKGFLGCGHFVTANSWLAARGLLPVLW, encoded by the coding sequence ATGAGCCGCTCTGATGTTTTTGCCGATGCCCCGCCGGCTGACTGGGCACAGGCTGTGCCGTTGCTGCGCGAGGGGGCGCATCTGCCCCTGCTGCGTTCAGTCGCGCGTCTGCGTCGTAGCAAAACCGTCTATCCGCCGGAAGGACAGGTCTTTGCCGCGCTGCACTGCACGCCGCTGCATACAGTGCGGGTTGTCATAGTGGGGCAGGACCCGTACCACGGCGCAGGTCAGGCCCACGGGCTGGCGTTTTCCGTTCCGCAGGGGGTCAAGCCGCCGCCTTCACTGCGTAATGTGCTCAAAGAGGCCGCCGCACAGAAGCCTGAAGCTCCGGCTGCGGCGGGTATGCAGCATAACGGTGTGCAGACGGATCTCACTCCGTGGGCGGAACAGGGCGTGCTTTTGCTTAACACCGCCCTCACGGTGGAGGCGGGCCGGGCGGGGTCTCATGCCGCGCTGGGCTGGCACGCGGTGACGGACGATATTATCCGCACGGTTTCAGAGCGCTGTCCGGCCGTGGTATTCATGCTGTGGGGCAATCATGCCAGACAGAAGGCGGCTCTGGTGGATACGGGGCGCCATCTGCTGCTGGAAAGTGTTCATCCTTCGCCGTTTTCCGCGCACAAAGGGTTTCTGGGCTGCGGGCATTTTGTCACGGCCAACAGCTGGCTGGCTGCCAGAGGGCTTTTGCCTGTGCTGTGGTAG
- a CDS encoding 30S ribosomal protein S1 translates to MTTETIDTSLDAEMSFESALENYLSSDFGDLEEGSIVKGEVVRVDGDYVLVDVNFKSEGQIAASEFKDAEGNLAIKVGDTVDVFVARKNEMEGTITLSFEKAKRMQVFDKLEEVQESEGTTCGRIIRRIKGGYTVDLGGVEAFLPGSHVDLRPVPDMDALVNQEFDFRVLKINRRRSNVIVSRRVLLEEERDSKRQDLLKTLEEGQIVTGKAKNITEYGVFVDLGGLDGLLHITDMSWKRIRHPKELVSLGQELELKILSFDRDSQKVSLGMKQLVNDPWADITSKYPENARLNGKVTNLVDYGAFVELEPGVEGLVHISEMSWTRKLRHPSQMVRVGDEVEVVILGVDPDKKRISLGMKQVKPNPWEVVAEKYPEGTILEGVIKNITEFGMFIGIEDGIDGLIHVSDISWTKKIRHPNELYNVGDTVQAKVLTVDQESEKFTLGVKQLTEDPWSKVPANYPVGTLVNGVVTNITDFGLFVEVEEGIEGLVHVSEISQKKVKSPSEMFKEGVTIQAKVIHVSAEERRLGLSIKQIKDDEERRRPKEFRSGPAEAGGQTLGDILKLKLEEDAADN, encoded by the coding sequence ATGACAACCGAAACCATTGATACCTCTCTCGATGCAGAAATGAGCTTTGAGAGCGCCCTCGAAAACTACCTCAGCTCCGATTTCGGAGATCTTGAAGAAGGTTCCATTGTAAAAGGCGAAGTTGTCCGTGTGGACGGCGACTACGTGCTGGTCGATGTGAACTTCAAGTCCGAGGGTCAGATTGCTGCAAGCGAATTCAAGGACGCCGAAGGAAACCTTGCCATCAAGGTGGGCGACACCGTAGACGTGTTCGTAGCCCGCAAGAACGAGATGGAAGGCACCATCACCTTGTCCTTTGAAAAGGCCAAGCGCATGCAGGTCTTCGACAAGCTCGAAGAAGTACAGGAAAGTGAAGGCACAACCTGCGGTCGTATCATTCGCCGCATCAAAGGCGGTTACACCGTCGATCTGGGTGGAGTGGAAGCGTTCTTGCCCGGCTCTCATGTGGACCTGCGCCCCGTGCCTGACATGGACGCACTGGTCAACCAGGAATTCGACTTCCGCGTGCTCAAGATCAACCGCCGCCGTAGCAACGTCATCGTTTCCCGCCGCGTGTTGCTGGAAGAAGAACGCGATTCCAAGCGTCAGGATCTGTTGAAAACCCTCGAAGAGGGTCAGATCGTTACCGGTAAGGCAAAGAACATCACCGAATACGGTGTGTTCGTTGACCTTGGCGGTCTGGACGGTCTGCTGCACATCACCGACATGTCCTGGAAGCGTATCCGTCATCCCAAGGAACTGGTTTCTCTGGGGCAGGAGCTGGAACTGAAGATTCTGAGCTTTGACCGTGACAGCCAGAAGGTTTCTCTGGGCATGAAGCAGCTGGTGAACGACCCCTGGGCCGATATCACCTCTAAGTACCCCGAAAACGCCCGCCTGAACGGCAAGGTGACCAATCTGGTCGACTACGGCGCATTTGTGGAACTGGAACCCGGCGTTGAAGGTCTGGTGCACATTTCTGAAATGTCCTGGACCCGCAAGCTGCGTCATCCTTCCCAGATGGTTCGCGTCGGCGACGAAGTGGAAGTGGTCATTCTGGGCGTTGATCCCGACAAAAAGCGCATTTCTCTGGGCATGAAGCAGGTCAAGCCGAATCCCTGGGAAGTTGTTGCAGAAAAATACCCCGAAGGCACCATCCTTGAAGGTGTCATCAAGAACATTACCGAATTCGGCATGTTCATCGGTATCGAAGACGGCATCGACGGTCTTATCCACGTCTCCGACATCAGCTGGACCAAGAAAATCCGTCATCCCAACGAACTGTACAACGTGGGCGACACCGTGCAGGCAAAAGTGCTGACCGTGGATCAGGAAAGCGAAAAGTTCACCCTCGGCGTGAAGCAGCTGACCGAAGATCCGTGGAGCAAGGTGCCCGCAAACTACCCCGTGGGTACGCTGGTGAACGGCGTTGTTACCAACATCACCGACTTCGGCCTCTTTGTGGAAGTTGAAGAAGGTATCGAAGGTCTGGTGCACGTGTCTGAAATCAGCCAGAAAAAGGTGAAGTCTCCCTCTGAAATGTTCAAGGAAGGCGTGACCATTCAGGCGAAAGTCATTCACGTGAGCGCGGAAGAACGCCGCCTCGGTCTGTCCATCAAGCAGATCAAGGACGACGAAGAACGCCGCCGTCCCAAAGAGTTCCGTTCCGGCCCTGCAGAAGCAGGCGGACAGACTCTGGGCGACATTCTCAAGCTGAAGCTTGAAGAGGATGCAGCAGACAACTAG
- a CDS encoding elongator complex protein 3, with protein sequence MSDIIFYHPEPAPRTRHIRPVFIPFAGCPGRCVFCAQTAQTGVGPAALSERYSQLQKELQLAYEAGESPFELAYYGGTFTALDDMWQEKFIALGRQYRHKGLVTSIRCSTRPDCVDVAGLQRLHRMGLDTVELGIQSFSNDALTRSGRGYTAHTAVTGCRIVREAGLGLGIQLMPGLPGHSEGAFLRDVRTACSLGPDMVRLYPCLVFEGTLLASWWRDGRYRPWEVARASVMLGMALNTFWKHGIRVIRAGVAHVPSLAGKVLAGAYHPALGSMARGEALAGLVSFHTLMLGGKATELYAPRRFQGEFWGHRNTLVPRWARHGLGRSNVHWWDKSFFLLS encoded by the coding sequence ATGAGTGACATTATTTTTTACCATCCCGAACCTGCACCACGTACACGGCATATCCGGCCAGTTTTCATTCCGTTTGCAGGCTGTCCGGGACGCTGCGTGTTCTGTGCGCAGACAGCCCAGACAGGCGTAGGCCCCGCCGCCCTGAGCGAACGGTACAGCCAGCTGCAGAAAGAACTGCAACTGGCCTATGAAGCAGGGGAATCTCCTTTTGAACTGGCGTATTACGGCGGCACATTCACTGCGCTGGATGACATGTGGCAGGAAAAATTCATCGCGCTGGGCCGGCAGTACCGTCATAAAGGTCTGGTCACCTCCATACGCTGTTCCACCCGTCCCGACTGTGTGGACGTTGCCGGTCTGCAGCGGCTGCACCGGATGGGGCTGGATACGGTGGAGCTGGGCATACAGAGCTTCAGCAACGACGCGCTGACCCGCAGCGGCCGCGGATACACGGCGCATACCGCCGTAACCGGCTGCCGCATTGTGCGCGAAGCCGGTCTGGGACTGGGCATACAGCTGATGCCCGGCCTTCCGGGACACAGCGAGGGAGCCTTTCTGCGTGATGTCCGGACAGCCTGTTCACTCGGCCCTGACATGGTACGCCTGTATCCCTGCCTTGTTTTCGAGGGGACGCTGCTGGCCTCGTGGTGGCGCGACGGCAGATACAGACCATGGGAAGTCGCCCGCGCATCAGTGATGCTGGGCATGGCCCTGAACACATTTTGGAAGCACGGTATACGGGTCATCCGCGCCGGTGTGGCGCATGTGCCTTCGCTGGCCGGAAAGGTGCTGGCAGGCGCATATCATCCTGCGCTGGGCAGCATGGCCAGAGGCGAAGCACTGGCCGGTCTTGTGTCCTTCCACACGCTCATGCTGGGCGGCAAGGCCACCGAACTGTATGCCCCCAGACGTTTTCAGGGTGAATTCTGGGGACACCGCAACACGCTGGTGCCAAGATGGGCACGCCACGGACTGGGGCGCTCCAATGTGCACTGGTGGGACAAATCTTTCTTCCTGCTCTCATAA
- the rimO gene encoding 30S ribosomal protein S12 methylthiotransferase RimO, translated as MISVYSISLGCPKNRVDTEWLLGVLGPEVRPVREMADADLVLINTCGFIAPAVEESVRTVVEAVAELEDLPRRPLLAVAGCLVGRYGRQDLAAELPEVDLWLTNRDMDAWPEMIGRALGVAVHVPPVRLLSTGPSYAYLKVSDGCGHNCSFCTIPSIRGGLVSTPADVLEAEAVNLLSRGVKELIFVAQDVAAYGRDMGLRHGLRSLLDRLLPLDGLERLRLMYLYPAGLDAGLLRYLRDAGKPFVPYFDIPVQHAHPDVLSRMGRPFARNPREVVDRVRDVFPEAALRTSIIVGFPGETQQHYDHLTRFVQDVRFMHLGVFAYRAEEGTPAAGMPGQVDEVEKDWRRDALMEVQAEISEEILEGFTGSDEDVLVDAAHEEWPGLHVGRTWFQAPEIDGVTYISGPGVKPGAMVRAEIVESRTYDLVALS; from the coding sequence ATGATAAGCGTTTATTCGATAAGTCTCGGCTGTCCCAAGAACCGCGTGGACACCGAGTGGCTGCTGGGCGTGCTGGGGCCGGAGGTCCGACCCGTCCGGGAGATGGCGGATGCCGACCTTGTACTCATCAATACCTGCGGGTTCATTGCTCCGGCGGTGGAAGAGTCTGTCCGGACGGTGGTCGAGGCCGTGGCCGAACTGGAAGACCTGCCCCGCAGGCCGCTGCTGGCTGTGGCCGGCTGTCTGGTGGGCCGGTACGGCCGGCAGGATCTGGCCGCAGAACTGCCCGAGGTTGATCTGTGGCTGACCAACAGAGACATGGATGCATGGCCGGAGATGATAGGCCGCGCGCTGGGAGTTGCGGTGCATGTGCCGCCGGTGCGTCTGCTTTCCACCGGTCCGTCATATGCCTACCTCAAGGTCAGCGACGGCTGCGGCCATAACTGTTCTTTCTGCACCATACCTTCCATCCGCGGCGGGCTGGTGTCCACTCCGGCCGACGTGCTGGAAGCGGAGGCCGTCAACCTGCTTTCCCGCGGGGTGAAGGAGCTGATATTTGTGGCGCAGGATGTTGCCGCCTACGGCAGAGACATGGGACTCAGGCACGGTCTGCGTTCGCTGCTGGACAGGCTGCTGCCGCTGGACGGGCTGGAACGGCTGCGGCTCATGTATCTGTATCCTGCCGGTCTTGATGCCGGTCTGCTCCGTTATCTGCGTGATGCGGGCAAACCTTTTGTGCCGTATTTTGATATTCCCGTGCAGCACGCCCATCCTGATGTGCTGTCGCGCATGGGACGTCCTTTTGCCCGCAACCCGCGCGAAGTGGTGGACCGCGTGCGCGATGTCTTTCCCGAAGCGGCGCTGCGCACGTCCATCATAGTGGGCTTTCCCGGTGAGACACAGCAGCACTACGACCATCTGACGCGCTTTGTGCAGGATGTGCGTTTTATGCATCTGGGCGTGTTTGCCTATCGTGCCGAAGAAGGCACCCCCGCAGCCGGCATGCCCGGTCAGGTGGATGAAGTGGAAAAAGACTGGCGCCGCGATGCCCTGATGGAAGTGCAGGCAGAGATAAGCGAAGAAATTCTGGAAGGGTTTACCGGCAGCGACGAAGACGTGCTGGTGGACGCCGCGCACGAGGAGTGGCCGGGGCTGCATGTGGGCCGCACATGGTTTCAGGCGCCGGAAATTGACGGCGTGACCTACATAAGCGGACCGGGGGTGAAACCCGGAGCCATGGTGCGTGCCGAGATAGTGGAATCGCGGACCTATGATCTTGTGGCACTCTCATAA
- a CDS encoding integration host factor subunit alpha, with protein MSGKTLTKADIVDAIYEKTERNRAEVKNVVESLLGIMKQAIKKDHALLISGFGKFEAYDKKARKGRNPQTDETITLPPRKVVVFRLSRKFRAELNGE; from the coding sequence ATGAGTGGTAAGACCTTGACCAAGGCTGACATCGTTGATGCCATTTACGAAAAGACCGAAAGAAACCGCGCTGAAGTGAAGAACGTGGTTGAATCCCTTCTGGGAATCATGAAGCAGGCCATTAAAAAAGATCATGCCCTGCTGATCAGCGGGTTCGGTAAATTCGAAGCATACGACAAAAAAGCCCGCAAGGGCCGTAACCCGCAGACGGATGAAACCATTACCCTGCCTCCGCGCAAGGTTGTGGTGTTCCGCCTGTCGCGCAAATTCCGTGCAGAGCTGAACGGCGAATAG